The sequence CTACCTGCACCTCGATTATGAAAGCAAGTGCACGAACCTGCACGGCCATAACTGGATCATCACCGTCACCGTCCAGAGCGAAGAAGTCGACCACAACGGCATGGTCGTCGATTTCAGCAAGATCAAGGAAATCGTGAACCGCTTCGACCACGCCCTCATCAATGACGTCATGGGGGATATCAACCCGACCGCCGAAAACATGGCCAAGTGGCTCTGCGACCGCATCCCGCACTGCGTGCGCGTATCCGTACAGGAAACGGAAGGAAACGTGGCCACCTATGAAAAGTGAGTACCGCTATGACGACGGACTTTTCCATGTGACCGAGATC is a genomic window of Veillonellaceae bacterium containing:
- the queD gene encoding 6-carboxytetrahydropterin synthase QueD — translated: MFTVTKRMEVSGAHYLHLDYESKCTNLHGHNWIITVTVQSEEVDHNGMVVDFSKIKEIVNRFDHALINDVMGDINPTAENMAKWLCDRIPHCVRVSVQETEGNVATYEK